The following coding sequences are from one Saccharomyces eubayanus strain FM1318 chromosome VII, whole genome shotgun sequence window:
- the TYS1 gene encoding tyrosine--tRNA ligase TYS1 yields the protein MSSSATVEPNEAFELITKNLQEVLNPQIIKDVLEVQKRHLKLYWGTAPTGRPHCGYFVPMTKLADFLKAGCEVTVLLADLHAFLDNMKAPLEVVNYRAKYYEFTIKAILRSINVPIEKLKFVVGSSYQLTADYTMDIFRLSNIVSQNDAKRAGADVVKQVANPLLSGLIYPLMQALDEHFLDVDCQFGGVDQRKIFVLAEENLPSLGYKKRAHLMNPMVPGLTQGGKMSASDPNSKIDLLEEPKQVKKKINSAFCSPGNIEDNGLLSFVEYVIAPIQELKFGANHFEFFIDRPEKFGGPITFKALKDLKLAFKEEKLSPPDLKTGVADAINELLAPIREEFATNKEFQEASEKGYPVAAPQKTKKAKKPKNKGSKYPGGAKTDEVAAKLEETKL from the coding sequence ATGTCTTCTTCCGCTACTGTTGAACCTAATGAGGCGTTTGAACTTATTACCAAGAACTTGCAAGAAGTCTTGAACCCACAAATCATCAAAGATGTGCTTGAAGTACAAAAGAGACATTTGAAATTGTACTGGGGTACAGCACCCACCGGTAGACCCCACTGTGGCTACTTCGTTCCTATGACCAAACTAGCTGACTTCTTGAAGGCCGGTTGTGAGGTCACCGTGCTCTTAGCTGATTTGCACGCCTTCTTGGATAACATGAAGGCACCTTTGGAAGTCGTCAATTACAGAGCCAAATACTACGAATTCACCATCAAAGCTATCTTGAGAAGCATCAACGTTCCAATCGAAAAACTAAAGTTTGTTGTGGGTTCTTCCTACCAGTTGACAGCAGACTATACCATGGACATATTCAGATTGTCCAACATTGTCTCACAAAACGATGCGAAGAGAGCTGGTGCTGATGTCGTCAAGCAGGTCGCTAACCCACTGTTAAGCGGGTTGATCTATCCCTTGATGCAAGCATTAGATGAACATTTCCTTGACGTAGACTGTCAGTTCGGTGGTGTcgaccaaagaaaaatttttgtcttggCTGAGGAAAACTTGCCAAGTCTGGGCTACAAGAAGAGGGCACATCTAATGAATCCCATGGTTCCGGGACTGACTCAAGGTGGTAAGATGTCTGCATCTGATCCAAATTCCAAGATTGACTTATTAGAAGAACCAAAACAagtcaagaagaagatcaaTAGTGCATTTTGTAGCCCTGGTAACATCGAAGACAACGGGTTGTTGTCCTTTGTAGAATACGTCATTGCACCAATTCAAGAATTGAAGTTTGGCGCAAACcactttgaatttttcattgataGACCAGAAAAATTCGGTGGCCCAATAACCTTCAAAGCCTTGAAAGACTTAAAATTGGctttcaaagaagagaaactgTCCCCACCTGATCTGAAGACAGGGGTTGCTGATGCCATCAATGAGCTACTGGCACCAATCAGAGAGGAGTTCGCCACTAACAAAGAATTCCAAGAAGCCTCCGAGAAGGGCTATCCAGTCGCAGCACCACAAAAGACCAAGAAGGccaagaaaccaaagaacAAGGGTTCTAAGTACCCAGGAGGCGCCAAGACTGATGAGGTTGCTGCCAAATTAGAAGAAACCAAGTTGTAA
- the TFG1 gene encoding transcription factor IIF subunit TFG1: MSRRNPPPGRNGGGPTDASPFIKRDRMRRNFLRMRMGQNGSSSSSPGLPNGNGSRGSLVKKDDPEYAEEREKMLLQIGVEADTGRSNVKVKDESSSEYNEFPLRAIPKEDLENMRTHLLKFQSKKKINPVTDFHLPVRLHRKDTRNLQFQLTRAEIVQRQREISEYKKKAEQERGTPNFGNNNMNKPAMGPFNNASKDGSQTPAIDSATKDVPDGMNSSTTAAAPTTPALATPASTIESNDVSNTPSTAVGGIDNSTAGVNPVDGKLLVTKLEDAGPADDPTKVGMVKYDGKEVANGPEFEEGTMDPLADVAPDGGGRAKRGNLRRKTRQLKVLDENAKKLRFEEFYPWVMEDFDGYNTWVGSYEAGNSDSYVLLSVEDDGSFTMIPADKVYKFTARNKYATLTIDEAEKRMDKKSGEVPRWLMKHLDNIGTTTTRYDRTRRKLKAVADQQNMDEDDRDDNSEVELDYDEEFADDEEAPIIDGNEQENKESEQRIKKEMLQANAMGLRDEEAPSDNEEDELFGEKKIDEDGERTKKALQKTELAALYSSDEDEINPYLSESDLENKENESPVKKEEDSDSLSKSKKSSPKKQQKKATNVHKDPNLRVKSIKNCVIILKGDKKVLKNFPEGEWNPQVANGTTINSSEPTMASSPIKTEVGAESVAVETPVPLITEQDIVDAIGDGKVNVKAFGKSIRRKYPGAENKKLMFAIVKKLCRKVDNDREHMELKKE; encoded by the coding sequence ATGTCTAGACGGAATCCACCACCCGGTAGAAATGGGGGAGGTCCGACTGATGCCTCTCCATTCATTAAAAGAGACAGAATGAgaagaaatttcttgagGATGAGAATGGGTCAAAATGGGAGCAGCTCTAGTTCTCCTGGGCTGCCAAATGGGAATGGCAGCAGAGGGTCCCTTGTCAAGAAGGATGATCCCGAGTATGCcgaagaaagagaaaagatgCTTTTGCAGATTGGTGTCGAGGCCGATACTGGTAGAAGCAATGTCAAAGTAAAAGACGAGAGTTCAAGCGAATATAACGAATTCCCCTTGAGAGCCATTCCGAAggaagatttggaaaacatgAGGACAcatcttttgaagtttcaaagtaaaaaaaagataaaccCTGTGACAGACTTCCATTTGCCTGTTAGATTGCATAGAAAGGATACAAGAAACTTACAATTTCAACTAACAAGAGCAGAAATTGTTCAAAGACAAAGGGAAATTTCtgaatataaaaagaaggcagaacaagaaagaggCACCCCTAACTTTGGTAACAACAATATGAACAAACCGGCTATGGGCCCATTCAATAATGCATCCAAGGATGGTTCTCAAACGCCTGCTATTGACTCAGCTACTAAAGACGTGCCAGACGGTATGAATTCTTCTACCACTGCTGCTGCCCCTACTACCCCTGCTCTTGCTACCCCTGCTTCCACTATCGAAAGTAATGATGTGTCAAACACACCAAGCACCGCCGTTGGTGGTATAGACAATAGTACCGCAGGAGTTAATCCGGTTGATGGAAAACTTTTAGTGACAAAACTGGAGGACGCAGGCCCAGCTGACGACCCAACTAAAGTGGGGATGGTCAAGTATGACGGGAAAGAAGTGGCTAATGGACCGGAATTCGAAGAAGGTACCATGGATCCGTTGGCAGATGTGGCTCCAGACGGGGGTGGTAGAGCCAAAAGAGGTAACTTAAGAAGGAAAACACGTCAATTGAAAGTTCTCGATGAGAATGCCAAGAAACTAAGGTTCGAGGAGTTTTATCCATGGGTCATGGAAGATTTCGATGGGTACAATACATGGGTAGGTTCTTATGAAGCTGGTAATTCAGACTCTTACGTGCTATTAAGTGTAGAGGATGATGGTAGCTTTACTATGATCCCTGCAGATAAGGTGTATAAGTTTACTGCAAGAAATAAATACGCTACCTTGACTATTgatgaagcagaaaaaagGATGGATAAGAAAAGTGGTGAAGTGCCACGTTGGTTGATGAAGCATTTGGATAATATAGGTACAACTACTACAAGATATGatagaacaagaagaaagctTAAAGCGGTTGCTGACCAACAAAATATGGACGAAGATGATCGTGATGATAATTCCGAAGTGGAGTTGGATTACGATGAAGAGTTTGCCGATGATGAAGAGGCACCAATTATAGACGGCAACGAGCAGGAAAACAAGGAATCAGAACAAAGGATCAAGAAGGAAATGTTACAAGCGAACGCAATGGGTCTTCGTGATGAAGAAGCCCCATCGgataacgaagaagacgaacTGTTCggggaaaagaaaattgatgaagaCGGTGAAAGGACTAAGAAGGCACTACAAAAGACAGAATTGGCAGCATTGTATTCTTCAGACGAGGATGAGATTAACCCATACCTGTCTGAATCggatttggaaaataaagaaaatgaatcgCCAgttaaaaaagaagaagattcagATAGTTTATCCAAATCCAAGAAGTCATCACCTAAGAAAcagcaaaagaaagcaacGAACGTGCATAAAGATCCTAATTTAAGAGTAAAGAGTATTAAAAACtgtgttattattttaaaGGGGGACAAAAAAGTACTGAAAAACTTCCCAGAAGGAGAATGGAATCCTCAAGTTGCAAATGGTACAACTATCAATAGTAGCGAGCCAACCATGGCATCGTCACCCATCAAAACAGAGGTTGGAGCGGAATCTGTAGCAGTAGAAACTCCAGTGCCTCTCATAACAGAGCAAGATATTGTTGACGCTATTGGTGATGGAAAGGTAAACGTTA